The Streptomyces sp. NBC_00510 genomic interval CGTCAGCCACGCCCGCCTCGCCGAGCAGTACAAGCACCCGTACGCCGCGATGAACCGCTACCTCGACGAACTGGACGCCGCCGGCGCGCCGGCCGGGAAGCGGGTGCTCGCCGCGCTCGGCCCGCGGATGCTGGAGCTCGCGCGCGACCGCTCGGCGGGCGCCCACCCCTACCTGGTCACCGTCGAGCACACCGCTCAGGCGCGCGCCACGCTGGGCGAGGGACCGCTGCTGGCACCGGAGTTCACGGTCGTCCTGGAGACCGACCCGGCGCGGGCCCGCGAGACCGCCCGGGAGATGCTGGCGTTCTACCTGACGCTCCCCAACTACACCGGCAACTGGCTGCGCCTGGGCTTCACCGAGGACGACCTCGCCGACGGGGGCAGCGACCGCCTGGTCGACGCGCTCTTCGGCTGGGGCGACGAGGAGCGGGTCCGGCAGCGGATCGACGCCTTCCTCGACGCGGGCGCCGACCACGTCGCCGTCCAGGTGCTGGCCTCGGGCGAGGACCGGTCCGGACTGCCGCGCGAGCAGTGGCGCCGGCTGGCCGCGGCGCTGAAGCCCACCGGTCACTGAAGGTCCGCCCGCAGGCAATCGGGGACAGCCCACCGACAGGAACGGAACCCTCCGCTCAAAGGCGTTCAGCGCCCGGCCGCTCCACGGGGCCGGGCGTATGTTCGGCCCCATGGACAGCGGCACCGTGCCCCGTACTGTCTCGGTCGACCGCATGGCGTCCGGCGACCACGCCTGCCTCGGCTTCCAGGACGAGGACGACCGCTGGGAGATCCGCGCCGCCTTCACCGCGATCGGCCTGGCCCGCGGCGAACGCGTCCTGCTCTTCACCGATCCCGGTACGCCCCCGGCCGAGGCCGTCACCCGCCTCAGCGCCCACGGGGTCCGCGCCGCCGACGCGGTCCGTCACAG includes:
- a CDS encoding LLM class F420-dependent oxidoreductase, whose translation is MSDSQTPAIGRYGLWNAGLRDPDPARAAELAETAAELEELGYGALWLGGSSGVEHAVPLIEATSSITVATGILSIWQYGAEDTAARQAGLEAAHPGRFLLGLGVSHARLAEQYKHPYAAMNRYLDELDAAGAPAGKRVLAALGPRMLELARDRSAGAHPYLVTVEHTAQARATLGEGPLLAPEFTVVLETDPARARETAREMLAFYLTLPNYTGNWLRLGFTEDDLADGGSDRLVDALFGWGDEERVRQRIDAFLDAGADHVAVQVLASGEDRSGLPREQWRRLAAALKPTGH